A stretch of Triticum aestivum cultivar Chinese Spring chromosome 1D, IWGSC CS RefSeq v2.1, whole genome shotgun sequence DNA encodes these proteins:
- the LOC123177977 gene encoding uncharacterized protein: MAPSPAAAVNTTRATCVLLILLLLADGRSTPVAGQALPAPEEAATIEADADGRGNGTRGGSRSAGTTKELSAIDCQVCESTCRVKCLVNNLLQWGSCYQHCKADNCNEWCR; the protein is encoded by the coding sequence ATGGCGCCATCCCCGGCCGCCGCCGTGAATACGACGAGAGCGACGTGCGTGCTGTTGATCCTCCTCCTGTTGGCCGACGGGCGGTCGACGCCTGTGGCTGGGCAGGCGCTACCTGCGCCTGAGGAGGCCGCCACGATCGAGGCGGATGCCGACGGCCGTGGCAATGGCACCCGCGGCGGCAGCAGGAGCGCCGGGACGACGAAGGAGTTGAGCGCCATCGACTGCCAGGTCTGCGAGTCGACGTGTCGGGTCAAGTGCCTCGTCAACAACCTCTTGCAGTGGGGCAGCTGCTACCAGCACTGCAAGGCCGACAACTGCAACGAGTGGTGTAGGTAG
- the LOC123177992 gene encoding uncharacterized protein, with protein sequence MAPCRAAVVKTRAVCVLLLLLLLSADVRPQSVDGQAPPAPEVAATIEADTDGRGNGTRGAGSGNAARKVLSTIDCQICESTCRVKCLINNLFQWGTCYQRCKADNCNDWCR encoded by the coding sequence ATGGCGCCATGCCGAGCCGCCGTCGTGAAGACGAGGGCGGTGTGCGTGCTGCTGCTTCTCCTACTCCTGTCGGCCGATGTGCGGCCACAGTCCGTGGATGGGCAGGCGCCACCGGCTCCAGAGGTGGCCGCGACGATCGAAGCGGATACCGACGGCCGCGGCAATGGCACCCGCGGCGCCGGCAGCGGGAACGCCGCGAGGAAGGTGCTGAGCACCATCGACTGCCAGATCTGCGAGTCGACGTGCCGGGTCAAGTGCCTCATCAACAACCTCTTCCAGTGGGGCACTTGCTACCAGCGCTGCAAGGCCGACAACTGCAACGACTGGTGTAGGTAG